GTTGGTTGTTGAGGGTTTAGATTATACTTTGTTCTGTAGTCAAAAGTTGTTAATGTAAAGAACTTTCACGTATTTCAGCATTTTACCCATATGTCTTCGCGAATATTCCAACGGGAAGATAGTACTAGACAGAATGGTGACTTTTGGTTTATACAGTATTTATTCTATATTAGTACAATTACCAAATACAtgatttacaaacataataatgaaggattgaggagatggcTTAGAGCTAATATTTATATCTCTCACCTTAATGGTGACTTTTGACGGTGAGAAttcttgttttcattataaGATTGGATCGTTATCTGCATGTAGGCTGCAGGTTTTTGTTGCATCTGTTCGATTTAGTATTTTTAGCATGTGTTCGTACTCACAGTCCTTTGATGAACCTGAGGaaaaatcttaatattttaGGGTATATGTAACTTAAGGTCATATTACGGATGGTTTATAGGTTCGTGGTCATATGACTCCAAAGttgttcattttaatcaaacttCTGTGGTCCctacatgcatttaaatattagGCGGTGGGCAGTACAACTTTGATTTAACTACTCCAGTTAATTATGTCGTAAGGGATATACTTTTGACGATAAAATATCCGCTATAATAAGAAAATTGTGCGTTCTTTTAACTGAAGCCGGTCAGAAAACGTCACGTACGCCTGATTCTTCTAGGCTATCATGcagtattttcattaaacttagGACAGGATAATGTGCTTTCGCCAACAGAAATATTCctaaatttaattaatcaaaACCAATCGTTGTTTAAACTAAATTCCAGTCCACCAGACGCTCCAAAATGGCGTAAGGCTGCGATTATTGCTTGCGGTCTTGTGCAGCAGTTTGTCAGTGTTGGTCTTGGGTTTGGCTTGAGCGTCATGTACCCGGAACTTATCAATATCTTCAACTCTCGGCGGTCCAACGCGGCACTCATACAGGGACTTTACATGGGGCTTTCTACCGGAGGAGGTACTCTCTTTATATAATGCTCTTCACCAACTGCTACATCAtaccaccatcatgaccatgATCACCACCGTCACCATCATAACCAACATCACTTTTATGCTGTAGCTGCAGctgctgttgttattgttgctgctgctgctgttgctgctgctctgctgctgctgttgctgatgatgatgattattttggcggcggtggtggtggtggagatgtgtatttgtatgtttctgTTCACATGGATTCATCATCATGCTTTTGATGCTTGTCGATACAATGTAATGGTATTTAAACACCTCCTTCTTTATTTCAATAGGTATACTTTGGGCGCCACTGATTCAAAAGTACGGGCCCGGGAAGAGTGTTTTGGTCGGGTCATTAGTGACATGTGTGGGACTGTTAGCGAGCTCCTTTGCAGAGGAACTATGGACTATAATATTATGCACGGGAGTCATCGCAGGTATGCGTTTCTCTAAAGGGGAAAATATAGCTTAAAAAGTATGTAATATGATGATAATCTTCAGTGAAGCCCTTcaacttattgtttatcattaagCACTCAAACCAATCATATATCTCTTATAAAACAGtttctttttgtgtgtttttttatcgaACGCATTTATATAGATACAAAACCGTGTTTAATGTCCGATGTCATGGTTATTcaacatttgatatttattatacGTTTATAGATACTCGGGTAAAATAGTAACATACGATTTCAATTTTCCTTCCTTTTCTTGTTAGGTATGGGGATGTGCACCTGTTACCTTTCGGCGTTCATAACCGTCAGTTGGGTATTTCACAAGGACCCTGGCGTTCCGCTTGTATGTTTGACGATGGGGTCCAGTCTCGGTCAATTTGTTATACCCTACCTCTACGAAATATGTATCGAAAAATATGCCTGGTCTGGAGCGTTTATACTGGTGTCTGGCATATCACTTCAGTGTATACCATTCGGGCTTATAATGTATGGTGCACAGGAGTACTTTGTAACAGGGAAAAAGGCGTCGAAAAGGAAATCAGTCTGTGAAACAAGTCTTTTGACAGATGTTTTGGTGTGGATTTTATTGGTTAATTGTCTTTTAGTAGCTTTAACAGGTACGTTCGAATCATTTTGAAGGGGATATGTACTTTGTAGGCTTGTGTTCGTGTGCGTGGCTACAATAGGTAATACTTCTTTATTGTCCGGAGCATAcctcttaacatgtttttgaattCAAACTTTAAACCCAGATAGATCATATTAAGGAGAAGAGCAGATCctaggaaccataactctagctGCAGTATTTCTTTACGTATTTATACCCTATACTCCATGGTCAGGAGCATTATTCCCAAGGTCTCGCAGATATTTAAGAGAAGTGCACATCATACCCATATTTTATTGCTGTATACAGTTTAAAGACAAACTTCCCTAAtagaaataattgaatttataattgtttacactgtatgcaagaaaaaacaacttaaCTTTTTGTCTGTGTTCGTAAATTCCTATCCTCTGTCAAAATGCGAAGGTGATACTGTATTTGGCGTGGACTGCTTTTGTTTAACCAGGGTTTTTTTTCGAGCGTGCGATTGGGTGGATGGTACTACGATAGTATGGGTAACAAGACATCCAAAGTGCACATACTTATACATCGGATATCTTAGAACATTgataatcaaattttaaaacattagcCATAGCAAGAAAATATAGCCGTATATAATGCTTGAATTTAAATACGCCTGCTATTCTTGAAGTACTTATTTCAGGAAACGTGGAAGCCTGgtttattgttgacattttgatgTCACGTGGTTTTTCCCGCCAAGCAGGATCACTCTTGGTGTCTATTATTGGAGCAGCAAACTTTCTTGGTAGAGTCAGtggaacatttataaaatttaaattcacGTAAgatcttaacatttaacatgctttattataaaatatacatcacAATTGTACAATCTTGAAATGTCATCGTTTTCTAGGAGTAGATACTTGTATTTCAGTCAATTAATagtacatatattcatataattattttgtgaatttaGGAGAACACCAACGATAGCTCACTGGGTTTATATTTGCCCGTTTATTGCCTTGGCCCATGCTTTGGTGATCAGCTTAGAAGACTATTACGCCATCATGGGCGCCTGTATATTACAAGGCGCTTTTTTCGGGGTCACTAACTCCCAAACACCGGCCCTGATGTACGAGGCCGCGGGCCACAACCGTTACCCCCAGGCCATGTCTCTTGTTAACCTTATGTATGGTTTTGGTAATCTGCTAAGCAATGTTTTGGGAGGTAAATATGGTCTATATATTATATGCCtttcaatttccttttccatatccaagagtgaaaatacagcacgccgtattgaaaaaaatctgtatcaccatactgtcgttttctgattccgtatcattcTAGTACTGTATACTAtaggaactactttcgcgtctCTAGAATAGCATGACCAAAATGACTGATTAAACCTGTCAAATTTTGGATACATAACATTACCTTATTTTATTCACGCCACCAgtagcatgtaaatattcagaaatGGTATTCAAAGAAACATGAGAATACGCACGCGGCAGAGAACACTGCCGATCTATCTAGACAAATAGGTGTTTGCCAATTTCTGGGAGGAGGATTTGATATTGGTCCCAGCCAATTCAAAGATTATagaatataaaattatcataaacattAGCAACTCGCCAATACAACTAAGAAGGCGAATTCACGTCATCGATAGTATCAGCGATTGACTCACAAACTTCCCTCACTTCTTCATAATAATGATCGTCAAAAAGTCCACCAAACATTCACTTGACttaaaatggccgcgttacttcctcaggaaatgacgatttgtttatgttcataaaattaGTACcctttatgttatgtttttttatgctgcgacatttcataattattttcgtattagcaatttatttcttttgctgagttataagattttttatttgctaaataaagtgaattctgtgaCTTCTGACTTGTTTCGCGCGAGTAGCCTCCATTGACTACAATGCAGTACGTAACATATATATTCCTTTATTCATTCGCGCAAGCCACTTCATACTAGGACATTTGACAGATAGCggtaaatataatcaaattgaaaccgaaatataaaaaggaataaatagttaggtatataataaatggaatattacgataggACGCTTTCCGGTGAATTGCATAACGTTTCGTTCAGTGAGTTAACACGTCTCCGTCTCAACCTGCAGTCCCGACGGATACGTGTaaacacaccgaactcgacgtgatactgGTCACCAgaaaaagcgtcctatcatagtATTCCCTATGTAACATACGGTGGCTTTTACAAATAGCCCTGAGtagtattaatatttatttcttaagatTGGGCAAGAGATACATTGCCTTGTGAGACAAAGCTTAATTTGAACGTAACATTTAAATCAACCATTTAAGGGACTCActcatgtatttgtaaaatgcaccTTTTTGTATGACGAACAAAATGTGTGGCATATCATtaagagtgttaaaactaagataccaaattCTGAAAACCTTCaccaaatgttgatatttggtCAAAAATCGTCTTTGAACACCACAATTTTGATAAGCGATAATCGCGCGTATGGCCACTTAATAACGACTCTCTTGTTCCGTAATTGGTTTGTGAGATCGTACTGGAGACGGAAATGGTTGATTTTAGCCTTTCGATTGTAAGTGTATGCACAGAAAAGTGTTGTTGAAAATTTAGAATTAGAGAATGATACTATTTTGACTACTGTTAGAGTGATTTCGATTTatcttttgtgaaaatgtttttcttttagatAATTGGCAAAAAgtgtaacaaaataatgtaatttgttGATTTCGAGGGGTAAAAACGAAGGCCCGGAGGTCAATAACTCCTTTCAATTTTTGAGCATGCGCAAAGCAATTCTACGCATGCGCATTGCGAGACGTCGATGTAAGTTTGCGcgtttgtttgtaaacaagagCACGTTTTGACGCATTTCTCAGCAGCTATTTTACATTCTGATTGAAGAAGCTGAAACAAAGACGGGtatgtaattaatgttttcttttacgGATTGAGTTATTTCGTCTATTTGTTGTAAACTGACGGCATATGAGTACTGAACGttgaaactttgaaaacattttatttccgaattaaagctgcactctcacagatataccatttttacaacctttttttaaatttatcgtggaaagagcaaattttttagtaaatttctggaaaccaatgataaaagattgctgacaaaagatcagatcgcatatttgcatatttccgtttttgtcagcagtcttatataactggtttccacggattttcgcaaaaaaatggctcgttccaagacaaaaaataaaaaagtagtcgaaacgttcaatctgtgagagtacagctttaaggGCCGGCAGCGacgcaaaagtgggtggggaagatcaaaaactaaaacgtttaaaaaatacatgttttatttagctttgaggaacgatcttt
This genomic stretch from Mya arenaria isolate MELC-2E11 chromosome 10, ASM2691426v1 harbors:
- the LOC128205295 gene encoding monocarboxylate transporter 3-like; the encoded protein is MDTNVSDVLPNVRLEVTESTPLLSDNSSNSPPDAPKWRKAAIIACGLVQQFVSVGLGFGLSVMYPELINIFNSRRSNAALIQGLYMGLSTGGGILWAPLIQKYGPGKSVLVGSLVTCVGLLASSFAEELWTIILCTGVIAGMGMCTCYLSAFITVSWVFHKDPGVPLVCLTMGSSLGQFVIPYLYEICIEKYAWSGAFILVSGISLQCIPFGLIMYGAQEYFVTGKKASKRKSVCETSLLTDVLVWILLVNCLLVALTGNVEAWFIVDILMSRGFSRQAGSLLVSIIGAANFLGRVSGTFIKFKFTRTPTIAHWVYICPFIALAHALVISLEDYYAIMGACILQGAFFGVTNSQTPALMYEAAGHNRYPQAMSLVNLMYGFGNLLSNVLGGIIRDELGEYDLAFYISVCTALYMTFSSLVATLIIWRRRKEEETRQRWDGNYETVISF